CACCTAAAGGAAAATACACATAGTTACGTAACCAATCACCTAAAGTTATATGCCAGCGCCGCCAAAAATCGGCAATACTGGTGCTGAAATAAGGAAAATCAAAATTTTCTGGCAGAACTAAACCAAACAACAAAGCCGTGCCACGAGCAATGTCTACATAACCATTAAAATCTAAATATAATTGCAAACCATAGGCAAAAGTCGCTAACCAAAGATCACCACTACCTGCGCGTTGCAAATTTCCAAAGCATAAATCTACAAAAATACCTAAATTATCTGCCAAAAGTCCTTTTTTGACTGCACCTCTAGCAATTAACCATAATGCTTCGGCTACTCTTTCAGCGGTGGGAAATTGAAGTGTATTTAACTGAGTTGCTAAGTTGTGATAGCGCGTAATTGGCCCGGAAATTAATTTGGCAAAAAACAGTTTGTAGGTAGCAAATTTCAGAAAATGGTCAGTAGCAGGAGCGCCGCGATAAACATCTATTAAATAAGCAATACACTCAAAAGTGAAAAATGAAATTCCCAAAGGTGCAATTATTTTAAAAGATGCGTCTGGCGCATTGGTTTGTATGGGAAAAACTAGGTTTAATATGGGAGAAATATATTTAAATCCTAGCAATAATAAAACATTTAATATGACACCTAGCCATAATAATTTTAGTCTACGACTACTCCAATCTGCATTAGCATACTGCCATTCTTCATTAGAAATTTGCCAATCAAGATTATGTTCGCCCGGAGAAGTATTTTTGCCAATTTCTCTACCCAAGCGAAAGTTAATAAAGGTCAATGTGATTAAAAGCGGGATGTATTGAATACTCCACGAAGCATAAAAAGCCAGACTGGCAATTAATAAAGTCCATAAGCGCCATTTTTGTTCGGCTACAGTCCAGTAAATGCCTAATATACTAAGTAAAAATATGCCGTAGGAAATTGATATAAAGTTCATATTTTAGTCATTAGTCAATGGTCATTTGTTATTTGTGAGTTTTCATCCTTGTCTCCCCTCCCTATTTCGTTGACCAAGGAATTACGGGGTCGATTGCTAGTTTTTTCGAGACTTCGTAAGCACCAAAGCGGTTAAGATGGCTGGGGTCAGAAAAATAATCATTTGTTCTTGGCCAAAGTTGGCTAAAATCTCGATAAATAAAATTAGGATTAGCCGCTAACCGAATCATGTATTGTTGAAATTCTTGCTCATATTTTTTGCGGACTGGATCTAAATACTCAGCAGTGAGAGGCATATTAATAAACACCAGAGGAATTTGCCGAGATTGAGTAAATTTCAAAACTTCTTGGAAGGCTGTATCTTGATTGCCTTCTATATGAAATGATTTATAGTCATTGTCATAGTTGCCAGTAACTCTGGGATGTTTTTGATAGTATCGAGCCGGATTAAACCGTACCGATAAGGGTAAGAAACCATCAAAATCAACTGCTTGCAGAGAAGCTTCATCTTCGGAACTTTCAGAAATCGATTCAGTTGAGGGTGTCTGGGGGGAATTGCGATCGCTAATTAATGGCAAACTATCAAATTGCTTATGCAGTAAGGATTTAAGCTGGTTACGATTTTGATAGGTACTAGAAAAAGCAGCTAAAATCTGATTGAACCCATTATTTATAGCTTGATAATTAGTAATTTCATCTGGCTTTTTATCAGGTTTGGGTTTTTCTGGAGATATTGCCGGATTTTTAGCAGTTTCTTCATCAACAGCAGTATTCTGGGCTTTTTCTAAGATTTTTTGATAGCCTGGAGAAGCAGCGATCGCATTAAATGTGATATCGTCTCGACCACTATTAAAAGCACGAGAACCATCAGCCCAAAGAATGAGTTTTGGCAGTTCTGTTGGCTCTAGTACTTGACGAATAATAAAATCTACAACTTGGGCTGTCGCACCATTTACACCAAAGTTAAAAACGTCAAGATTGGGATATCCCTGTTTTCCTAACCCTTTGGCTAATGCAGCCGGATCAACTCCCCGCAAAGCCCGCGAAGAACCAATAATTAAGATATCTGGCGGCTTGCCTTTAATATTTAATTGTTGTCGATACAATGCTAGTTGCTCATCTAATTGCCGGGCATTAAAACTTGGCATTTGCGATCGCGCTGCTAATAAAATAGCCGATGCTGTGGCTTTTTCTTTTAATGGTGCGGCTGTTAAAGCTGTAGGCTCAGGATCATCCTCATTAACCGTAAACCCAGAGGCGTTAAAGGCTGAATTTTTGGAATCTGATAATTTCTGCCCAGATGAATTAGCCAAGAATTCTAATTTTTCTTTATGTTTGGCTTTGGCGGGTGCTGGCGGCTTTTGTTCAGCAGATGCAGCAACATTAGTTACCTGTGGTTTATGTGGTAATGTCCGAGCAATCAGTTGACCACTAATCCAATCAGTTTGGAGTGTGAGCAATAGTCCCAATGTTCCCCAAACTAAAGCAACTTTAAGTCCACCTTGTAAATCAGGATCTGCTACATCTGACTGTCCGACTTCTGTAAATATTTGTGTGCCTAACAATAAATTTTTAAATGTTGTGCTGGTAGTGACAATCCAATCTCGCGCTACTTCTGTGACAAAATTTTGAACTTCTTCTGAGGTTAAATCGGGGCGGAAAATGGGTTCTTGGCTATCTTTAACTATCAGTTCACCCACATATTCAGAAGCCGCAGCAAACTCTGGGGTAGCTTCGGGAACTAAACGTTGGCGCTGCACAAAATCTACGCCATGATGCCAAACTGGTTCTTTATTTCCCGCACGACGACCGTAAACCCTTACCCCGGTGATTCCCGGTAATTTTAACTGGCGGACAAACTGGGTAACTTTATTAGCTACTTGTTTACGGTTGGGACATATAGGCGCATCGCACATAATGTGCAGTAAGTCACCTTTGTGGAGTAAAATGACGCGAATCCCGCCTGTTTTTAAGCGCCATTCTAAATCAGTATTTAATAAGCGTTCTAGTAAAAAATGAGTTGCTGGTTCATCTCCATTGATGGCTAACTCTAAAGCAGAAGTAGCCAAAGCTGGATGTTGCGCCGCAGGTAAAGAAATCCAATCAATCCACGCTGGTTGCTTTTGGGCGGTTCTTTGCCCATAAATCGTAGCACCGAGAATGCCTTGGGGAGCGATCGCATCTAGATGGGATACGATAATATCGAGACATTTTGTTTTATCGGGTGCAGGTGCATCTTCTAAAGGATCAAAAGCTGGGGAGCAAAAAAGATGCAGAGTGGATTCTTTAAGTGATGCTTGAACAGTGACTTTAAAATCTAATAATACTTCTGTTAATAACCGCGCGATCGCTTGTATATCTCCCCAACGCGCCCATTCTTTGAGCATCACTTCTGGAGGAGTCAAATCTACCCGCAGTACCCAATCATTACTGGTTTCCCCACTAACTTGGGAAGTAATAACTGCATCTTGGTAGCCAGTCAGTTTTAACAGTCTGAGTTTTTGGGCAATTGTTTCTGCCAATAATGAAGAATCAGGGCTATAGGCAGATTGACAAAAAACCCATAAACGATTTATTGGTGCTTGATTTTTGTCTTTGGGTTGGTGCGGCTTAATTTTGACTTGAACACCCACACCCAGAGAACTCAGAGTCTCACTGAGATAATGAGCGATCGCATTCGGGTCGCCGCGACGGGCTAAACTCTCATTTGAGATAATCATCGCCCCGCCAGGCTTTGATGATTCTGCGTCTTTTAATGCTTGCTCTACCTGTTCTAAATGCTTATCTAACTGATTTAGATGCACCCGATGGCACCATTGGGGACGATTTTCGCCCTTTTTTCGCCCGTAAACCAATACTTGGTATATTGAGGGTTGTTCGTTATTGGTTAAGACATCTAAATCAGTTTGCTGGAGTGCGTGAAGTAAATCAGAAAGAGTGCGCCAGCGTTGAGGACACTCGATTGCTTCACAAAGAATGTGTAGGTCATTTCCCCGCAACCGGACTTTCACCCCTAAAGTGTTAATCCCTATTGCTTGGCTTACCCATTGCACTAAAGTTTGCTGGCTATCTGGTAATACTTTTTTCATGGGCAGTTAACTTTACAGGAAGCGAGTATTCGGGGGTATTGCCTGCGCTTGTAAACTAGAACCATAACGTCTATCACATTTTGCTGTTTTTTTTTAACACTTTTGTTACCTTCTGTGCTTGCAAAATAGGCCAAGATAGTCTTATATCGTTGCAAGTCATACAGATTTTGAGTTTCGCGTTTCATTTTCCTCGTTTGCCAACAACCAAAAATTAGCAATGCCTCCTATCACCTCCCAATCTTCACCCAACCCCGAACTAAATCTGGTTTTGTTTAGCATTCCCCAATCTTTTATCCTGGAAATAGGTACAGCGTCCATACTACTGCTGCTGACCACCGAAAAATTCACACTCAAAGCCCTAGAATCTATAGGCCAAGCTAGTGAAGAATTGTTTCGCGGCGATCGCCTGCCGATTCTTCCCTTTCCCAATCACGATGAATTAACCAATAAAAGCTAAAACTTATACTTAAAAAAATAAATCGCTCATAGAAAACAATGAGCGTAAATCACAAAGTTCAAAAATGTAAACAGTAATTGGCTGTACAAGAGAAGCAAATATGAGTTCGCTTTTATACTCTGTGTCACACGCTGCGAATTATTACCCTGCGTCAGAATTATTTTTACGTCGTCGTCTCCAAATAGTTGAAGAATTATGGGAGAACGTCCTGCGGCAAGAATGTGGTCAGAAAATGGTAGACTTATTGCGGCAGTTGCGAGATTTGTGTTCGCCAGAAGGACAAGCCACAAACGACCAAGCCGCTTCAGCCGTTAAATTGATTGAACAACTAAATATTAATGAAGCGATTCGGGCGGCGCGGGCTTTTGCGCTATACTTCCAGCTAATTAACATCATAGAGCAGGAATACGAGCAGAAGCAGCAATTAACCCGTTATTCAGAAATAGAAACAGAATCTAAGGGCGCAGAAACGGTCTCTGATAGTAGCTACTCTTCCAACGATAAAGAAGATGATGCCTTTGTTAACACAGGTATAGGTTCAGACTTGTTAGCCAAAAATTGGGTTAACAAAATGCACAACAAACAGAAAGGTACATTTGCCACTCTGTTTCCCCATCTATACGATTTGAATGTACCACCCCAACAAATTCAACGGCTAATTTCGCAGTTGGATGTGCGTTTGGTGTTCACAGCCCACCCCACAGAAATTGTGCGTCACACCATCCGCGATAAACAAAGACAAGTAGTCAATCTTCTCCAACAAATAGATGCGGTAGAAAATCGCGCTGGCGCATATCCTTGGGAATCAGGCGAGTTACGGGAAAAGCTACTAGAAGAAATCCGGCTGTGGTGGCGTACCGATGAACTCCATCAGTTCAAACCCACAGTTTTAGATGAAGTAGATTATGCCCTGCACTACTTCCAAGAAGTATTATTTGATGGCATTCCGCAACTGCATAAACGCTTTAAGTATGCTTTGAGTAAAACCTTTGATTGGTTAGAACCGCCGCGCAAAAACTTTTGTTCCTTTGGTTCCTGGGTAGGTTCCGATAGAGATGGGAACCCATCAGTTACACCGGAAATTACGTGGAAAACAGCTTGCTATCAGCGCAAAATGGTACTGGAGAGATATATCCAATCAGTGAAAACATTGATTGAGTTATTAAGCATCTCCATGCACTGGAGTGATGTTTTACCTGATTTATTAGAATCGCTGGAATTAGATCAGTCACAGTTAAGTGATATATATGATGCCCTGGCTTTGCGTTATCGCCAAGAACCTTATCGCTTGAAACTGGCTTATGTACTCAGACGGCTGGAAAATACCCGCGATCGCAATTTAGCATTATATAAACGCGAAACTCCCACCAACGAAGATGCGCCAATGTACCGTTCGGGAGCCGAATTTTTAGCAGAACTGCGGTTAATTCAGCATAATTTAAGCGAAACTGGTCTGAGTTGTCGAGAACTGGAGAATCTAATTTGTCAAGTGGAAATCTTTGACTTTAACCTGACACAATTAGATATCCGTCAAGAATCAACCCGTCATTCCGATGCGTTGAATGAGATTTTAGAATATCTGCAAGTTTTACCTCAAGCTTACGACGACCTCACAGAAGAACAGCGCGTGGCTTGGTTAACTTCAGAATTGCAAACCCGCCGTCCGTTGATTCCGGCGGAATTGCCATTTTCTGAAAAAACCAACGATGTAATTGAAACCTTTAGAATTTTGCGATCGCTGCAACAAGAGTTTGGTGTCAATATCTGCCAAACTTATATTATTAGTATGTGTCGTCAAGTCAGCGACGTACTCGAAGTTTTACTCTTAGCCAAAGAAGCCAGATTATTTGACCCAGCCATTGCTGTCGGCACAATTCAAGTTGTACCGTTATTTGAAACCGTAGAAGACTTACAGCGTTCTCGCAGCATCATGCGTCAGCTGTTTGAACTTCCCTTATATCGGGCTTTATTAGCTGGTGGCTACGAAAATATTCAGCAAAGACTAGCTACCCCTGAATCAAATCAACATTCAGTCCTCACCCCCGACTTGCAAGAAGTCATGTTGGGTTATTCCGACAGCAACAAAGATTCCGGCTTTTTAAGCAGCAACTGGGAAATTCATAAAGCCCAAAAATCGTTACAGAAAATTGCCGAAGAATATGGTGTGGACTTGCGGATTTTCCACGGTCGCGGCGGTTCTGTGGGGCGGGGTGGCGGCCCTGCTTACGAGGCGATTTTAGCCCAACCAGGCCACAGTATTAACGGGCGAATTAAAATTACCGAACAAGGCGAAGTGTTAGCCTCTAAGTATTCTCTGGTAGATTTAGCTTTATACAACTTAGAAACCGTCACCACCGCCGTTATTCAAGCTAGTTTACTGCGAACAGGGTTTGATGATATCGAACCCTGGAATGAAATTATGGAAGAACTAGCAGCGCGATCGCGGCAACACTATCGTGCTTTAATCTACGAACAACCAGATTTCATCGACTTTTTCAACCAAGTCACTCCCATTGAAGAAATTAGCCAACTGCAAATTAGTTCTCGTCCCGCGCGACGACCTTCTGGTAAGAAAGATTTAAGCAGTCTCCGGGCGATTCCTTGGGTATTTAGCTGGACACAAACGAGAGTTTTGCTACCTTCCTGGTATGGAGTCGGGACAGCATTGCAAGAATTCTTAAATGAAGAACCAGAAGAACACCTCAAATTACTGCGCTACTTTTATATGAAGTGGCCGTTCTTCAAAATGGTGATTTCCAAAGCCGAAATGACCTTGGCGAAAGTCGATATGCAAATGGCGCGACACTACGTCCAGGAACTATCCAACCCAGAAGACAAAGAACGATTTGATAAAGTGTTCGAGCAAATCGCCAGCGAGTATTATCTCACAAGAGATTTTGTCCTGAAAATTACTGGACACAATCGACTTTTGGATGGTGATCCTGTATTGCAGCGTTCAGTACAATTACGTAACGGGACAATTGTCCCCCTGGGGTTCATTCAAGTTTCACTACTCAAGCGCTTGCGCCAAGCCAAAAATACTACAGCTACCTCTGGTGTGATTCACTCCCGTTACAGCAAAGGTGAATTACTCCGAGGCGCACTGTTAACCATTAATGGTATTGCTGCGGGAATGCGAAATACAGGTTGATCTGCTTCGCAGAGTCCTTTGTCAATGGTCATTCGTCCTTATGGTTCTAGTGACCAATGACAAGGGGGACAAGGTAGAAGGTTTCAGCTGCGCGATCGCAAATTACTCAAATTTTTCCACGAATTGGTACTTGTATCAAAACAGCGCCAAGAACCATCTTTACTTTCTTGATAACAAAACAAAGTGCGATCGCCACTATACAAATTATCGGTTAAATAATATACTAGCCCCCGGAAAGGATAAGTTTTACGACTTAAACGTTTAGCTACAGCTTGATTTGGACATTCCACAATAAATACTGGTTTTCTGTTCAAGTGAGCTAACGAGAATATACACATACGTAAAATCGCTCTTAGCCAACTTTCAGAATTATCGAAATAATCATCAATAATCCTATTGGTTAGTGCTTTTTCCAGGGTGCGATCGTTGTTTTGAGAAATGTGCGCCTCAGACATAGCCTCACCTATTGCCATACCGATGGTTCGAGGTTAATCCAAAATTTCCCAAAATGCCAAGTCTTGATTCACACTCCACCAGTACCGCGCCCCTTTGCGTTCAAATCACGATCCCAACACTGGTAAAATCTACCCAGAACGAAGAAAGAGCAAATAGCCATGACTGCTGAAACTAATCAAGTAAATTCCTCAACCACAGGTGCAGATGCCATTGATGAAGCGATCGCCAAAGGGATAGATTTTGATGGGACTCCCATTCCTACCGCCAAGCTAGACCTTTATCACCAAGTCATGGGGCTAGAAGCAAATAGACAGCGTAGTGGTGTTTCTAATACCATGCGATCGCGCATTGTCAGAATTGGTGCTAAACATATTCCCCAACCAGAACTCGATCAAAAGCTAACAGAAGCAGGTTTTGCACCTCTCAAAGAAAAAGAAATTGCCTTTTTCTACGGCGGTAAATAGTTAGTTACCTTGAGTGGGTTAA
This window of the Nostoc sp. HK-01 genome carries:
- a CDS encoding membrane bound O-acyl transferase MBOAT family protein, coding for MNFISISYGIFLLSILGIYWTVAEQKWRLWTLLIASLAFYASWSIQYIPLLITLTFINFRLGREIGKNTSPGEHNLDWQISNEEWQYANADWSSRRLKLLWLGVILNVLLLLGFKYISPILNLVFPIQTNAPDASFKIIAPLGISFFTFECIAYLIDVYRGAPATDHFLKFATYKLFFAKLISGPITRYHNLATQLNTLQFPTAERVAEALWLIARGAVKKGLLADNLGIFVDLCFGNLQRAGSGDLWLATFAYGLQLYLDFNGYVDIARGTALLFGLVLPENFDFPYFSTSIADFWRRWHITLGDWLRNYVYFPLGGSRRGLMRTCWNLFIVMVIAGIWHGSAWGFFVWGILHGIALAVHRLTDDLSDRHEKIAHFWQNPFGIFIAWLLTQLMVFTSWIWFRLPNLQDSSLVFQHLWGYTADAQFAQKVYVEALTISPYQLTWMLMILAAFIGLVYALNGRLKLELNWPIKLVFVPLCFYIVWLLAPEGSLPYIYFDF
- a CDS encoding phosphoenolpyruvate carboxylase codes for the protein MSSLLYSVSHAANYYPASELFLRRRLQIVEELWENVLRQECGQKMVDLLRQLRDLCSPEGQATNDQAASAVKLIEQLNINEAIRAARAFALYFQLINIIEQEYEQKQQLTRYSEIETESKGAETVSDSSYSSNDKEDDAFVNTGIGSDLLAKNWVNKMHNKQKGTFATLFPHLYDLNVPPQQIQRLISQLDVRLVFTAHPTEIVRHTIRDKQRQVVNLLQQIDAVENRAGAYPWESGELREKLLEEIRLWWRTDELHQFKPTVLDEVDYALHYFQEVLFDGIPQLHKRFKYALSKTFDWLEPPRKNFCSFGSWVGSDRDGNPSVTPEITWKTACYQRKMVLERYIQSVKTLIELLSISMHWSDVLPDLLESLELDQSQLSDIYDALALRYRQEPYRLKLAYVLRRLENTRDRNLALYKRETPTNEDAPMYRSGAEFLAELRLIQHNLSETGLSCRELENLICQVEIFDFNLTQLDIRQESTRHSDALNEILEYLQVLPQAYDDLTEEQRVAWLTSELQTRRPLIPAELPFSEKTNDVIETFRILRSLQQEFGVNICQTYIISMCRQVSDVLEVLLLAKEARLFDPAIAVGTIQVVPLFETVEDLQRSRSIMRQLFELPLYRALLAGGYENIQQRLATPESNQHSVLTPDLQEVMLGYSDSNKDSGFLSSNWEIHKAQKSLQKIAEEYGVDLRIFHGRGGSVGRGGGPAYEAILAQPGHSINGRIKITEQGEVLASKYSLVDLALYNLETVTTAVIQASLLRTGFDDIEPWNEIMEELAARSRQHYRALIYEQPDFIDFFNQVTPIEEISQLQISSRPARRPSGKKDLSSLRAIPWVFSWTQTRVLLPSWYGVGTALQEFLNEEPEEHLKLLRYFYMKWPFFKMVISKAEMTLAKVDMQMARHYVQELSNPEDKERFDKVFEQIASEYYLTRDFVLKITGHNRLLDGDPVLQRSVQLRNGTIVPLGFIQVSLLKRLRQAKNTTATSGVIHSRYSKGELLRGALLTINGIAAGMRNTG